The DNA sequence GAACGCCACGTCCTCACATGCCGCAACGCGCGGAACGGATCGTGTCATGGGGGCGGGCGAACCGACAGAGATCTGCGTCACAGTTGTCCGGAATCCCGCGCTGGCGCGATTCGTTCGGTAGCGCCTCCCCGAATCCCGCGGTCCCCCCTCCCCGAGCCCTGCCACCGCCCTGACGGCCGAGGTTCACCCCTCGTTCACCTCGCTCCTTCGACGGCTTCACCTGATCTGCTTAATTTCGGCCGTAGAACAGGGGCTGGGCGGTCACCACCCGTGCGTGGCCGCTCCGCGCGCAGGACCGGACACCGCAGAATCCCGACACCGCACCACAGAATTCCGAAACCGCACCACCTACCTCTCGCACGCCGCCCCAGCGGCGGCTCCCGGAAGGAACACCCGAAAGTGAAGCTTCAGCGCAAGAACCGGCTCCGGGCCGTCGCCTTCGGCGCCATCGCCGTCTCCGGCGCCCTGGTCCTCACGGCGTGCGGCTCGGACGACAACAGCGACAGCGGCCAGGGGGGCAACGGCACCGCCAAGACCGCGTCGAACGTCAAGTGCGAGGGCAAGGGCCAGCTCCTGGCCTCCGGCTCGTCCGCGCAGAAGAACGCGATGGACCTGTGGGTCAAGAACTTCATGTCCGCCTGCAAGGACATCCAGATCAACTACAAGGCCACCGGATCCGGCGCCGGCATCCAGGAGTTCCTGCAGGGCAAGACCGCCTTCGCGGGCTCCGACTCGCCGCTGAAGCCGGAGGAGGTCGCCAAGTCCAAGGACGTCGTCAAGGGCGGCCAGGGCATCAACCTGCCCATGGTGGGCGGGCCCATCGCCATCGGCTACAACCTGCCGGGCGTGGACAACCTGGTCCTCGACGCCGACACCCTCGCCAAGATCTTCGACGGCAAGATCGAGAAGTGGAACGACGAGGCGATCGCCAAGCTCAACAAGGACGCCAAGCTCCCGGACACCAAGATCCAGGCGTTCCACCGCTCGGACGAGTCGGGCACCACCGACAACTTCACCAAGTACCTCAAGGCCGCCGCCGGCAACTCCTGGCCGTACGCGCCCGCCAAGGCGTGGGCCCCCAAGGGCGGCCAGGCGGCGGACGGTTCGGCCGGTGTCTCCTCGCAGGTCAAGCAGGTGCAGGGGGCCATCTCGTACTTCGAGCTGTCCTACGCCACCGCCAGCAGCATCAAGACGGTGAAGCTCAACACCGGCGCCTCGGCCCCGGTCGAGGCCAGCCCCGACAACGCGTCCAAGGCCATCGCCGAGGCCAAGATCACCGGCACCGGCAAGGACCTGGCGCTCAAGCTCAACTACACCACCAAGGCCGAGGGCGCCTACCCGCTCACCCTGGTGACCTACGAGATCGTCGGTGACAAGGGCAACAAGGCCGAGACGCTGCCGGCCGCCAAGTCCTTCCTGACCTACATCGCCAGTGAGGACGGCCAGTCCGTGCTCAAGCAGCTCGGCTACGCGCCGCTGCCCGCCGAGATCGCGAAGAAGGTCCGCGAGAACGTCGCGAGCCTCTCCTGAACCCCCCGTGCGGCCGCCCCCGCGGGCGTTCGCACGATCCGGTGCACCGCCGCGCCACGGGCCGGACGCACAGCGCGTCCGGCCCCGCAGACCGGAGAATTCCGTGAATGACAAGGACATAGCCAACCCGGCACCGGCCGGCCGGCCACCCGGCCAGGCCACCCCCGACCTGGTGGCGGCACAGCCCGCCCCCGCCCTTGGGGCCAGGACGACGAAGGCGACCAAGGCCACCGTCCGCCCCGGCGACCGGATCTTCCTCGGGCTCTCCCGGGGCTCCGGCGTCCTCCTCCTGGTGATCATGGCCGCCATCGCGGTCTTCCTCACCGTCCGCGCCGCCCACGCGCTCTCCGTCGACGAGGGCGACTTCCTCACCACGTTCGACTGGAAGGCCAACGCCGACCCGCCGGTCTTCGGCATCGCGGTCCTCGCCTTCGGCACCGTGGTCAGCTCGCTGATCGCGATGGTCCTCGCCGTCCCGGTGGCCGTCGGCATCGCGCTGTTCATCTCGCACTACGCGCCGCGCAGGCTGGCCGCGCCGCTGTCGTACGTCATCGACCTGCTGGCCGCCGTGCCGTCGATCGTGTACGGCCTGTGGGGCGCCCTGTTCCTCGTGCCGCACCTCGGCGGGCTCTACGGCTGGCTGGACGAGTACTTCGGCTGGACCGGCGTCCTCGCCTACCACGACGGCGCCGCGCGCTCGCTGTTCACCATCGGCATCCTGCTGGCGATCATGATCCTGCCGATCGTCACCAGCGTCAGCCGCGAGGTCTTCCTCCAGGCGCCGAAGATGCACGAGGAGGCCGCGCTGGCCCTCGGCGCCACCCGCTGGGAGGTCATCAGGACCGCCGTCCTGCCCTTCGGCCGCTCCGGCGTCATCAGCGCCTCGATGCTCGGCCTCGGCCGCGCCCTCGGCGAGACGATGGCCGTCGCGACCGTCCTCTCCCCCAGCTTCCTGATCTCCACCAGCCTCCTCGACCCGGGCGGCGGCACCTTCGCCCAGAACATCGCGAGCAGCTTCAAGGAGTCCGGCGAGACCGGCAAGGACGCGCTCATCGCCTCCGGCCTCGTCCTGTTCCTCCTGACCCTGCTGGTCAACGGCGCGGCCCGGATGATCATCGCCCGCCGCAAGGAGTTCTCGTGAGCGACGTGACCATGAACCGTCCCGCGACCGCCGACGACGCGTCCCGGCCGGCCCCCGGCCTGCACCGGCCCCGGCTGCCGCGCTGGGCCCCCGCCGCCCTGGCCGCCCTCGCCCTCGCCGTCGGCTGCGGGATCGGCCTCGGCGCCGGGATGGACAGCAAGGTGCAGTGGGGCCTGATCGCCGCCGTGCTCTACGTCGGCCTGACCTACGGCTTCACGGCCCGCGTCGAGGGCCGCCGGCAGGCCAAGGACCGGCTCGCCACCAGCCTGGTCTGGATGTGCTTCCTGATCGCCGTCGTCCCGCTGGTCTCGCTGATCTGGGAGACGATCTCCCGCGGCTCCAAGGTCCTCGACGGCGGCTTCCTCTCGCACTCCATGGCCGGCGTGCTCACCATCCAGCCCGGCGGCGGCGTCTACCACGCCATCATCGGCACCCTGGAGCAGGTCGGCATCGCCACCGCCATCGCCGCTCCGGTGGGCCTGCTGACCGCCATCTACCTGGTGGAGTACGGCCGCGGCCGGCTCGCGCGGGCCGTGACGTTCTTCGTGGACGTGATGACCGGCGTCCCGTCGATCGTCGCCGGCCTGTTCATCCTCAGCTTCTGGATCATCATGCTCGACTTCGGCTACTCCGGCTTCGCCGGCGCGATGGCCCTGGCGATCCTGATGATGCCCGTGGTGGTCCGCTCCACCGAGGAGATGCTCAAGCTCGTCCCCAACGAGCTCCGCGAAGCCTCCCTCGCCCTGGGCGTGCCCAAGTGGCGGACGATCCTCAAGGTCGTCCTCCCGACGGCCATCGGCGGCATCGCCACCGGTGTCATGCTCGCCGTCGCCCGCGTCGCCGGCGAGTCCGCGCCCATCGTGCTGCTGGTCTTCGGCTCCCAGGTGATCAACAACAACCCGTTCGACGGGGCGCAGTCCTCGCTGCCGTACTACATCTACGAGCAGTGGGCGGCCGGAAACGACGCCAGCTACGACCGCGCCTGGGGCGCGGCCCTGGTGCTGATCGCCTTCGTCATGGTCCTCAACCTGGTGGCCCGCGGCATCGCCCGCTGGAAGGCCCCCAAGGCCGGTCGCTGACCCGCCCCGCGTAAGAAAGCAGAAGTGATCATCATGGCCAAGCGCATCGACGTCAGCGGCCTCTCCGCCTACTACGGCGCCCACAAGGCCATCGACGACATCTCGATGACCGTCGAACCCCGCTCCGTGACCGCCTTCATCGGCCCCTCCGGCTGCGGCAAGTCCACCTTCCTGCGCACCCTCAACCGGATGCACGAGGTCACCCCGGGCGGGCGCGTCGAGGGCAAGGTGATGCTGGACGACGAGAACCTCTACGGCTCCGGCGTCGACCCCGTCTCCGTCCGCCGCACGGTCGGCATGGTCTTCCAGCGCCCCAACCCCTTCCCGACCATGTCCATCTACGAGAACGTCGCCGCCGGCATCCGCCTCAACGGCGGCCGGATCCGCAAGTCCGAACTGGACGGCGTCGTCGAGAAGTCCCTCAAGGGCGCCAACCTCTGGAAAGAGGTCAAGGACCGCCTCAACAAGCCCGGCGCCGGCCTCTCCGGCGGCCAGCAGCAGCGCCTCTGCATCGCCCGCGCCATCGCCGTCGAACCCCAGGTCCTGCTGATGGACGAGCCCTGCTCGGCCCTCGACCCGATCTCCACCCTCGCCATCGAGGACCTCATCGGCGAGCTGAAGGAACGGTTCACGATCGTCATCGTCACCCACAACATGCAGCAGGCGGCGCGCGTCTCCGACCGCACGGCCTTCTTCAACCTGGCGGGGGTGGGCCAGCCCGGCAAGCTCGTCGAGATCGACGACACGGAGCGGATCTTCTCCAACCCGTCGGTGCAGGCGACGGAGGACTACATCTCGGGGCGCTTCGGGTAGGCCCTGACCTTCCAGCCCGTCCGGCGATTGAGGACAGCGCGCGCAGCGCGCTTCGGGGGTCCGGGGGCTTGCCCCCGGGAATCGGCGAAGGGGCGGGACCGGGGCACCCCCCACCGACTCGCCCCGCGGCGCTGCATGGCGGTGCCGCCGCGGAGCGAAAAGGGCCCGCCCCCTGGGTGGCAGGGGGCGGGCCCGATCCGTCAGACAGCCGAGGTCACCCGAAGGCGAGCTGCACGATCCAATAGCTGAACGCGGCCACGATCGCCGCGGCCGGCATGGTGATGAACCATCCCATCACGATGTTCTTGGCGACACCCCACCGCACGGCCCGCGACCCCTTGGTCGAGCCCACACCCATGATCGCGGAAGTGATCACATGCGTCGTCGAGATCGGCGCGTGGAACATGAACGAGGCCGTGTACATCACGGAGGCGGCCGTCGTCTCGGCGGCGAACCCCTGCGGCGGATCCAGCTCGATGATCCGCCGCCCGAGCGTCCGCATGATGCGCCAGCCACCCGCGTACGTCCCCAGCGACAGCGTGATCGCGCAGACCAGCTTGACCCAGAGCGGAATCGCGGCGTCCTTGTCCTGGACGTCCCCGATGACCAGGGCCATGACCACGATGCCCATGGTCTTCTGGGCGTCCTGCAGGCCGTGCCCCAGCGCCATGCCCGCCGCGGAGACGGTCTGGGCGATCCGGAAGCCCCGCTTGGCCTTGTGCGGGTTGGACTTCCGGAACATCCACATGATCACGACCATCACCAGATAGCCGATGATCAGACCGACGAACGGCGAGAGGAACATCGGGACGACGACCTTCTCGACGACGCCCGACCAGATGACGGTCGTCCCGCCCGCGAGCGCCGCGCCCACCATGCCGCCGAACAGCGCGTGGCTGGACGACGACGGCAGACCGAAGTACCAGGTCACCAGGTTCCAGACGACCGCGCCGACCAGCGCGGCGAAGAGGATGCCCATCCCCTTGTCGCCGACCGGCGTCTCGATCAGGCCCTTGCTGACGGTCTTGGCGACGCCGCTGCCCAGGAAGGCACCGGCGAGGTTCATGACCGCGGCCATCGCCAGGGCCGCGCGCGGGGTCAGCGCCCGCGTGGAGACCGAGGTCGCGATGGCGTTCGCGGAGTCGTGAAAGCCGTTGGTATAGGTGAATCCGAGCGCGACCGCGATGGTCACGACAAGTGCGAACGTATCCACCGGAGGTCAGGACTCCTTGACCGCGATGGTCTCGACCGTGTTCGCGACGTGCTCGAACGCGTCCGCCGCCTCTTCCAGCACGTCCACGACCTGCTTCAGCTTGAGCACCTCGATGGCGTCGTACTTGCCGTTGAAGAGGTGCGCGAGCAGCTTGCGGTGGATCTGGTCGGCCTGGTTCTCCAGGCGGTTGACCTCGATCCAGTACTCGGTGAGGTTGGTCATCGTGCGCAGGTTCGGCATGGCCTCGGCGGTGAGCTCGGCGGCTCGCGCGAGGACCTCGATCTGCTGCTCGACGCCCTTCGGCAGTTCCTCGATCTGGTAGAGGACGACCAGGTCGACCGCCTCTTCCATGAAGTCCATGATGTCGTCGAGCGAGGACGCGAGGGCGTAGATGTCCTCGCGGTCGAACGGCGTGATGAACGAGGAGTTCAGCTGGTGGAAGATCGCGTGGGTCGCGTCGTCCCCGGCGTGCTCCGCTGCCCGCATCCGCTCGGCGATCTCGGCCCGGGCGGACGGCTCCGCACCGAGCAGTTCCATCAGGAGCTTGGAGCCCGTGACGATGTTGTCCGCGGACGCGGCGAACATGTCGTAGAAGCTCGTCTCCCTGGGGGTCAGACGAAAGCGCACGTGGGATCCTCGGGGTGCAGCGGATTCGGTCTCGTTGATGCTAGGCGCATCATCCGGCCACAGCTAACTGGCATTCCCTCAGTGTCGCCCATCGGGCAGAGTGCACACCAAGCCGGTACCACCCTCTCCACGGCCGTACGCCGGGGATTTCGGTAACATATACCCGGCAGGGGTATACACATGGGGTATAAGCCGGACAGCCACACGGGACGCGCCACGGCCCCGCCCCCGAACGGACGGCGACGCGCCGTCCGACGGCGCGGAACGCGCGGGACAACGGAGGACGCCATGACCACCACGGGAACCACAGCGGCCGGCACCGGCGAACCGGCCGCGGCGTCCTGCCACGGCGGCCCCGCGCCCGCCGCGGAAGCCGCCGGGGCGGCTGGAGCCACCGGAGCCACCGGAAGCGACAATGCTCACAGCACCCAGAGCGCTCACAGCGGCGGTGCACACCACGGCCCCCACGGCTACAGCCACCAGAAGGACCAGCACCTCAAGCGACTGCGCAGGATCGAGGGCCAGATCCGGGGCCTCCAGCGCATGGTCGAGGAGGACGTCTACTGCATCGACATACTCACCCAGGTCTCCGCGGGCACCAAGGCGCTGCAGTCCTTCGCCCTCCAGCTCCTCCAGGAGCACCTGCGGCACTGCGTCGCGGACGCGGCGGTCAAGGGCGGCGACGAGATCGACGCCAAGGTCGCCGAGGCGACGGCGGCCATCGCACGGCTGCTGCGCTCCTGACCTGCCCCGGGCGCGGGGAGGAGCGTACGAAGCCGCCACCCCGCCCTCGATCGCCCGCGGTCGCCCTCAGCCGTCCGCGTCCCCCGGCGGAGCCGGCCGCCGGGACCGGGGCCGTACGACTCTGAGCACCTCGTCGATCCGGTCCGGGCTCAGCCGATCCTCGGCCGCACCCGTGGCGGCGATCATCAACTCGCCGTAGAGGTCGATCTCGATGAGGGCCACGGGGTCCGGACCGGGTGCCGAACCGCGCCGCGAAACCACGTGATTCACCTCCTCGGGCCTTGCGTGTCTGGTACGGGAGCACTCGGGAGCGCTCACTCACTGGCCTCCGGCCGGGCGGGACCGGCCGGGCGTCTTACGAGGGTCCGGTTTCCAGATTAGTGATCGGTACACACGCCGCGCATGGCACAGAAGGACCATTTCCATGGCCAACCAGGCCCGGCTCCGCTATTTGCGGGGTGAGGCGACCGTCCCCGCATAAATATCGGCGGGCGCCGGGAGACGGATGTCGGGCGCGAATCCGAACGAGGTGAGTTCGACCGTGGACACCACGGTCATCGGCGCACCGGCGGCTGGGGCGGCCGTACGGCCCGGAGAGGTCCCGCCCTCCGCCCCTTTCCCCCGCTCCGTTTCCCCCCGCCGCGCTTTCCCCCGTTCCGCGTCCTCCCGGACGCTGAACCGGTAGCGCAGGACCCGCGCCCGGCCCGCGTCGTCGAGGAAGGCGTCGAAGTCCACGGCCCCCGAGGAGAACCCTTTCGCCGCCGCGGCCAGCGCCGCCCGGTCACGGGCCGGGGCCCGGCGCGCCGCCTCCGTCAGGTCGACCTTCCCCCGGCAATGCCGTACGGGGACGCCGTCCACGCCCTCGTCGCGCGCGCAGGTCACCTCCCGCGCGCCGCCGAGCAGTTCGGCCGCCGCGAGCGGGTCCGTCGCGCCGCTGGTGAGGAGGTCGCCGTCGGCGAGGGTGCCCGTTTCGAGGCGGACCCACTTGTCCGCGGGGACGCCCGCGCCCCGGTTCTTCATGTACAGCGCGCCCGGCGTGAACACCTCGGTGATCGGCCGGTGCTCGGCGTCCCCCCGGGCGTCCTCGGGCACCAGCACCGTCAGCCTCCCGGCCGGCCGCGCGAAGTCGTAGACCCCGGCGCCCCGGATCGTCAGCCGCGTCCCGCCGCTCTCCGTCTCCATGACGGTACGGACGCGGGCGCCGCCCGCCGCGGCCAGGGCCTCGCGCACCCCGCGCAGCGCGTCGGCCGCCCGCCCCGGCCGGGCCTCGTCGGCCGTCCGCACCGCCCGCAGCACCCCGCCGTGCCCGCCGCCGAGGGCGTCCCGCGCCTCCTCGCCCGGTTTGATTTCGGCG is a window from the Streptomyces mobaraensis genome containing:
- a CDS encoding inorganic phosphate transporter → MDTFALVVTIAVALGFTYTNGFHDSANAIATSVSTRALTPRAALAMAAVMNLAGAFLGSGVAKTVSKGLIETPVGDKGMGILFAALVGAVVWNLVTWYFGLPSSSSHALFGGMVGAALAGGTTVIWSGVVEKVVVPMFLSPFVGLIIGYLVMVVIMWMFRKSNPHKAKRGFRIAQTVSAAGMALGHGLQDAQKTMGIVVMALVIGDVQDKDAAIPLWVKLVCAITLSLGTYAGGWRIMRTLGRRIIELDPPQGFAAETTAASVMYTASFMFHAPISTTHVITSAIMGVGSTKGSRAVRWGVAKNIVMGWFITMPAAAIVAAFSYWIVQLAFG
- the pstA gene encoding phosphate ABC transporter permease PstA gives rise to the protein MNRPATADDASRPAPGLHRPRLPRWAPAALAALALAVGCGIGLGAGMDSKVQWGLIAAVLYVGLTYGFTARVEGRRQAKDRLATSLVWMCFLIAVVPLVSLIWETISRGSKVLDGGFLSHSMAGVLTIQPGGGVYHAIIGTLEQVGIATAIAAPVGLLTAIYLVEYGRGRLARAVTFFVDVMTGVPSIVAGLFILSFWIIMLDFGYSGFAGAMALAILMMPVVVRSTEEMLKLVPNELREASLALGVPKWRTILKVVLPTAIGGIATGVMLAVARVAGESAPIVLLVFGSQVINNNPFDGAQSSLPYYIYEQWAAGNDASYDRAWGAALVLIAFVMVLNLVARGIARWKAPKAGR
- the pstS gene encoding phosphate ABC transporter substrate-binding protein PstS, yielding MKLQRKNRLRAVAFGAIAVSGALVLTACGSDDNSDSGQGGNGTAKTASNVKCEGKGQLLASGSSAQKNAMDLWVKNFMSACKDIQINYKATGSGAGIQEFLQGKTAFAGSDSPLKPEEVAKSKDVVKGGQGINLPMVGGPIAIGYNLPGVDNLVLDADTLAKIFDGKIEKWNDEAIAKLNKDAKLPDTKIQAFHRSDESGTTDNFTKYLKAAAGNSWPYAPAKAWAPKGGQAADGSAGVSSQVKQVQGAISYFELSYATASSIKTVKLNTGASAPVEASPDNASKAIAEAKITGTGKDLALKLNYTTKAEGAYPLTLVTYEIVGDKGNKAETLPAAKSFLTYIASEDGQSVLKQLGYAPLPAEIAKKVRENVASLS
- the pstB gene encoding phosphate ABC transporter ATP-binding protein PstB, with protein sequence MAKRIDVSGLSAYYGAHKAIDDISMTVEPRSVTAFIGPSGCGKSTFLRTLNRMHEVTPGGRVEGKVMLDDENLYGSGVDPVSVRRTVGMVFQRPNPFPTMSIYENVAAGIRLNGGRIRKSELDGVVEKSLKGANLWKEVKDRLNKPGAGLSGGQQQRLCIARAIAVEPQVLLMDEPCSALDPISTLAIEDLIGELKERFTIVIVTHNMQQAARVSDRTAFFNLAGVGQPGKLVEIDDTERIFSNPSVQATEDYISGRFG
- the pstC gene encoding phosphate ABC transporter permease subunit PstC, which codes for MAAQPAPALGARTTKATKATVRPGDRIFLGLSRGSGVLLLVIMAAIAVFLTVRAAHALSVDEGDFLTTFDWKANADPPVFGIAVLAFGTVVSSLIAMVLAVPVAVGIALFISHYAPRRLAAPLSYVIDLLAAVPSIVYGLWGALFLVPHLGGLYGWLDEYFGWTGVLAYHDGAARSLFTIGILLAIMILPIVTSVSREVFLQAPKMHEEAALALGATRWEVIRTAVLPFGRSGVISASMLGLGRALGETMAVATVLSPSFLISTSLLDPGGGTFAQNIASSFKESGETGKDALIASGLVLFLLTLLVNGAARMIIARRKEFS
- a CDS encoding metal-sensitive transcriptional regulator encodes the protein MTTTGTTAAGTGEPAAASCHGGPAPAAEAAGAAGATGATGSDNAHSTQSAHSGGAHHGPHGYSHQKDQHLKRLRRIEGQIRGLQRMVEEDVYCIDILTQVSAGTKALQSFALQLLQEHLRHCVADAAVKGGDEIDAKVAEATAAIARLLRS
- a CDS encoding DUF47 domain-containing protein, with product MRFRLTPRETSFYDMFAASADNIVTGSKLLMELLGAEPSARAEIAERMRAAEHAGDDATHAIFHQLNSSFITPFDREDIYALASSLDDIMDFMEEAVDLVVLYQIEELPKGVEQQIEVLARAAELTAEAMPNLRTMTNLTEYWIEVNRLENQADQIHRKLLAHLFNGKYDAIEVLKLKQVVDVLEEAADAFEHVANTVETIAVKES